The genomic DNA GCCTGGGTTTGAGTAATGGCTCCTGAcacccccaggcctcctgcccctGGAACCCTCAGCGTCCACGTCAGCACGACGGGGACACCCACAGGAGGACCCACGTCACCGGCTGCCCAAGGTCGTGAGGCTGGGAGGCGGCAGAGTGAGGGTTCGGGGCCTGGACCTGGAGgccgggctggggtgggggctgggcggGAGGCCTCACCTCGCTGGAGTCCTCCTGCTGGTTGACCACGGTCAGGGCGTCCTCCGAGGCCTGCCGCCGGGCTTCGGCCAAAGCCCGCTCCATCTTGGCGCGCTCCGTGCTGATGAGCTCGTGGGCCTTTCGCTCG from Ailuropoda melanoleuca isolate Jingjing unplaced genomic scaffold, ASM200744v2 unplaced-scaffold70953, whole genome shotgun sequence includes the following:
- the LOC117800476 gene encoding protein CBFA2T3-like, which codes for MSELQKAVSDAERKAHELISTERAKMERALAEARRQASEDALTVVNQQEDSSEVRPPAQPPPQPGLQVQAPNPHSAASQPHDLGQPVTWVLLWVSPSC